AAGCGCGTGGATATGAGTTAAAGAGACACCAATGGCACGAACCAAAAGGCCTCTGTTCGTGCGTAAAAGCGCATCCGCCGCCGGGTTCTTCCTGAACCGTGTTTGCTGTGGCAGAGAGCTGAGGCTTTATATGCTGTGAGGCTGCTGCCCCGCGGGCCTGCTCCATTAGCCCCGGGAGCCTATCAGAGTGGCCCCTCGCTGCGGGGGGCCAGAAGGAGCAAGCACACAGGTGGGGAGGGGGCATGCGTCCTAAAGTGCGCGGGGATTATGGACAATAGATGGTAATTTGTATTTTAGCCAATGTGGTAAATCAGTATAGACGAAGTACCGAATACAATAAcgaataaaataaaactaaaatatataaacaaaaacGAGAACTGCTTCGCACGGTGATGTCAGATGTCACCGAATTTCCTGTGAAGTTTATTTTGAACCACTTATCCGTACATTTACAAGAAGATAAGGTTAAATCTCGTTGCTTTCCTCACTTGGCATTAGCACTAATGCCGCAGCTCGGTCAGAGGTGGTTTGTTCTTGTAAATCTTAACACCACGCCTAACCCGTGATAAGGAACCCCGTGTTTCCCCTCGGAACCCCCGCGGGTTCGTTTAGTTTGCCACCTTCAGATGCCCGCGGGCGGTGTGACCATGAAAATGGCCGTGATGGGGCTCCCCGCGGATATCAGAGAAAAGAGGCAATAGTCGCCTTAAGGAGGCCATCAGCATCAGAATCGGGAAGGAAACGGCTGAGCTGCACGGGGCGCTCTGGGCTCCGGGGCTCCGCTCGGCCTCGCGGGGCGGGATGGATGAGCGGGGGCCATCCTCAAAGCGCACCGCTCCAATGGCGGATACGTGTTAAATCCGAGCTGCTAAATCATCTACATCGCGGCTCGACAAGGTGGGAAATCTCCACCCACTTCCTCGTGTGGCCGGGCCCACTGTGCGCGCCCGGTGTGAGAAATGGCCCTCACGTGACCGTATCAGGGCAGATTTGCGTGACAAATATGTAAACGGTTGTAATTTGCCTGTCTTAAGACACGCGGATGGTGCCGAGAGCAACACTGCGGCCAATCAATAAATGAATGTCACGTGTTCTCTCAGGTAGGTTAAGCTATAATAACGTCAGGTGGCATCACCGTTACATTAGACACAGCTGCagagtaaattaaataaaagaactAACTAATAACAATAATCTGAGGACACAACAATGCAGGTTTTCTTTGATcaacttaaataaaacaaaaattatAGCACGTTTCTATGACACCTGTAAAACACCCTCGCCCTTTTTTACTACAGGCCTAAATGTTAATGCTCCTGCACATTTTCACACTATTAAAAACGTACCACTTCAACACAAAGACTTCGGCCTCCGTTGTTATGTTAATACTCTGCTGTTAGAGAGCACCGTGTTTAGTATTGATTAAAAAGTGATTGTGTGAGTATAGTCAAAAAGTTCAGACAtgttcaggaaaaaaaaactaattagatCAATTTAATAATTTGAGTTCTGGCTGCTTCATACATAAAGTTCCAGTCTGTGATGTCATCCTCATCGACGTGTAAGGAAGGGGTTAATGGCTGTAGACAGTCCCAGATTTGGCCAAAGTGGCAGAGCCTCCACTCATGTTCCACAGTCACCAGTTTTCCTTGTTAAGATGTGAGGAGAGCATCCGGCCTGTTCATCCCGACACCCTGTAGCACCGCAGAAGTGAAGTGTTCCTGCAGAACGTCTCTGTCCAGGTtcctccctgcagacaaagtgagttttaacacacacacacacacacacacacacacacacacacacacacacacacacacacacacacacacacacacacacacacacacacacacacacacacacacacacacacacacacacacacctgtttacaAGCTGAAATGTGGCAATTCAGCTAAACACCGGCGCTGCTCTCTAAACAGTCTGCATCAAATTAAACACGGTGACCTTTAATGCACCTCAGCAAAATGTCAGCCTTCACCGCGGTGAGTGAAGACGTGTGAACACAGAACGGAGCTCGCATTCACCTATAAAGACCAGTCGGTTGATCCGCTGGTTCTCCTCCCAAAGCTGGGGAGTGTCGTTCAGCTCGTACAGCTCGTGGACCCCCTGCAGCATCACTTGGCTGGCTTTACCTGCCAATGAGACTATGCCCTGAAAGCAACGCAGGGGTGACACATTAACCGAGGCTGAATGAGGCATTAGGAGCCGCTTAGTACAGATGTAAAGCAGCTGCCATTCATCCCCGCGGCCGCTGTCGTGCTCTACTGTACCTTTAACCGGATGACGCTCATGGGTCGCCCGTCTTTGTTTTTGAACGTCTTTTCCCACAGAAGGTCCTTAAAGAGGGAAATGGATGTTTACTACTTTTAGAAAGCTGATTTTTCAGTGACGATGTGAAGGATGTACCTGGATGAAGACGTTTAAGGCGTCCTCAACGAGATCACCTGCCACTTCAAAGGTCACAGTTAAAATACTCTGAGGGTCAGATCAGAAATAAACCACAGATAGATTTTACATGTTTATCTGaaatcagacattttttttgcctcaaaaataaaaaggaggcCAGTTAAGAGTTTTTCTCTATTACTTCAAGTAGTCACATGTACCTCaattacagtttttttaaagatatttaaactgttatttattaaaagaaacacCCCTCTtgatctgcccccccccctccaaactTCCTTACGGCATTAAAAGGACACTTTGCAGATATTTGGGGGGGCGGTTTGTGTTGAAGTGTTAAGGTTACACACTTCCTTGTCATTTGGTATAACAACAGAATAACAGCACACTCATTTACATGAATAGAGCAAcatggggaaggaggaggggagaagggGAGCAGGGGAGGGCGGAGGGGCTGAGCGACTGGTGAGCCTCATGCGGGAAAGGAAACCCGGCGAAAACAGACAACAATGGCGTTATTTACCCAGGCAAACAGCTCTCATCTGCCCTCATCCTGTGATAAAAGTTGATGGGCAGAGAGCTGTAACCGCTGCGAGGAGTCGCCTGGGCTCAACTCTGATGAAAACGCCACAGCAAACTGATGCCAGAGGAAGTCTAATAAGTTGCAGCTTTATTGGAAATAACTAGAGCAAACTGATATTTGAAATAAGGAACAACAGAGAGCAGCCGTTCCTCTCTGACGTTCAGCTGCCTATTAGAAGCTGAAACGAGCTCTTCATTTTACGACATCCAGACCAAAGCCATCGCATGCGGCTCTGTCCAGTCTAACCAGCGCGGTGCACCCGGTCTAGAGCCACTTAGCGCCTATGCTGCCGCGTTTGACTGGAATTGGCTCCGTTCGCcggcttaaaaagaaaaacatcaaaagCCTCAAGTCGATCTCGACACAAAAACCCACTAAAGCAGGGAGTGGGTTTTCACTACAGTGTCAGCGCCCGGGGGAATGCAAGGCCTCATTTTTGCCTCAGGAGAGCCTAGTCCCCTTTGTCCTGTAGGAAATGATGTGTTGAAATAAATtagcaaacaaaacaaggaaaacCTAAAGAGGAGCATAGACGGCAAGACAAGGGACGGAACGCAAACAATACCTTGTCAAGATGAGGCTTtggaggctccagcagctggagtttCTCTGCTAGGCTTTCAGACGGGAAAAGAACATCAGAACAAACAAAATCCATTAAAAACCTTAGGAACAACTGTATTTTCTATTTAATTCTGCTGGAATAAAAATGAGATTATTACATATAATAATGACATCATTTTGCCTTATATGGTCTCACTGAGGGAAGGTTATAAAAAATCTTTATTAAGACTAATTAAACGTACCATTCTTTTGCACTGAAAATATTTTAGTATGTCTACTAAATGCGTGATTTTGTCAGTGGATCTGACAATTAAAGCAACAATCAAAAAATACATTGtgctttttttgtaaattacaGATAATGCTTTTTTAGTTTTGAAAATATGAAACTCTGGGagaaatgtttttcctttttttaactgGTTGCACTCAGCAGTAATGGATAActgtttcagcagcaggtgtcatttcatttcattcatttcattgctTTTAGATTTAAAAACTGAATATGTTTAATTATGCTTTGATTTCCTCAGCGTTCCATGGTTCATCTAAAGGTCTGTGTCAATGCAgtctagtttttgttttttagatttttattattgaaggaataatataaaatgttttttgggaCATAAAGTTAATTTAATTAACAATCTAGATTTACAAATGTGCCTCCGTCTTTCTTATTACGCCTCTACAGCCTTCTTTCCCGGAGATGAATGGACTTTGTGTTTAGTCTGGCAGTATAATACTCTGTGTGCTGTATCAGTACCTAATGACACAACTCTGAATGGACTTGTGAAAACTTTAGAGATGGCAATTAAATCCTACAAAACACTGACCAACACCCCCAAACAAACTCCAGCCCTTGTTCTCCCCATCAGAGCCTCCtcgccccctctcctccctgacCTCACAAGGAGGCTAAATGTTGTGTCCAGCAGCTTGAGCCCTGCGTGCTGTTAGTACCACACAGGCGGAGCGGCGGGGGGCCGCTTCAAACAGCCAGCATGGGATCGTGGGGAGGCGGGGCCCGGACTCTCAAAGGCAGGGGGAAAGCAGCTATCTGTTGGGACAAGTGGGGCTCCTCGGGTGccagtggacacacacagctCTAATCCTCTGCAGCTGGTCCCACAGACACTTACCGAGGGCATGTAAGAGAGCTTTAACACCGCGGCCCGCTTCATTCACATGAAGGGATGAACACTGACTCTATTCATGATAATGACATTCTACAGGGGATACAATATGATGACCACCCGGTGGTGTAACAGGGGGGACGCTCAATAAAAGAGTCTGTTAATTAGAGAGAGACATGGAGAGCAACAGTATCAAAGACCACTGGTTACAGCATTCACACCGACCAGCACTGGGGAAGTCAAAATACAGTCAGATGTTTTGCCAAAAGTTAGAGGCCTTTTGTGGTTTGTGTCAAAAAGACTATTTAAAACTTTTAGGGACATAACTCACTTAATTCCACTGTTCTTGTCGAAGGAATGCAGATCCAGAACGTCGGTGAGATCCACCCTGTGAAAGAAATCGGTTTTATTTCATATCTGATTATTTTGGGGTAATAAACTTCAGCTTTCATCACAACTGACTCCGGGAAGCGAGAATGTTTTTTCGATTAACCCCTCGTGGCCCAGTGCCTTTCATCTGCTCACCCCGGTGtgaactctgtctctctcacacacgcacacacacacacacacagcaggcaaAGGCTTGTGGGTAACTGGACACTGCAGAAGGTtaggtgtttgtatgtgtgcatgtatgaGTGTTGGGGGTTTCTTCCAGAAGCGTCACGCCTCCGCAGCTCCGTCTTTGATACAAAGAtctgagcggcagcagcatcacgtgGAGCTCATCTGTTACTCTGAGCCACACGGGGAATCCGACACACAATGATGAAGTTTAGAGGTTTGGGAAATAAACTCACCTTGATCTCTGGGTCTCTAGAATCTTGACCAGACTATTTATAGACCTGAAGCGAAAAGAAAAGGCCCAAAATTGACAGATGCAACATATGAAATCTAAGTGGAGCCCAGAGGAATACAAGACACTGACCTGATAATGTCTCTGACTTGTTTTAGTTCTGCCTCATTCACCAGATCTACTTTATTGATAATGACCAGGTCAGCGAGAGCAATCTGTCTGCAAACACACCAGACTTCAATTTCagcaacagagaaaacacaatctGACACAGACGACccgagctgtgtgtgtgtgtgtgtgtgggtgttttcaTGGGTGGCAGAGGGCGAAGCAAGCCGAACTCAAATAGGAGCTGAGCACTGTTTAGCTTAgaggtgaaaacacaaacaaagaccaAGAATGCAAAGGGTCACGCAACTGGTCCGTCTTCAGTGTATTTGCTCAACAACActgcacagctgctggaggagacaaacagagagGCGAGACGAGACGAGCGGGAGGCAGGAGAACAGAGAGCGACGCGCCGCGGGACCTGCTGTGGGGAACCAAAGGGTTCTGGGTGCTTTTCATCCGAGATGTATGCATTTACCGGCTGCATCAAACATACCTGGCTGCTTCATTGATGAGTCCTtctgccttctcctctgttAGTTGCTACGAGAGCGGAGACAGTGGACAAAATATTTAGACACACTAATGCAGCAGATTCCCTAAAACATGTCCTTTAATAACCAATGCATGCTTTCAACACTGACTTCCTCAACACATGGAACCACAGGGGGTCTCTCttcattcctgtgtgtgttcctgcactGTGGAAGCAGAGTTTTTCCAAACAGCTTCACGTGTAataacagacagagcaggaggcgtTAATCTGGACCCCTGAGTGCAAATCTGACGGGATTATGTCACAGCTCTGAATGACAACATATCAAATTGaaatatttcacattaaataaaacccaGCTGATGGCTGCTTCTAGAGACAAAGGCCTCTCAGAGGGGGTGGAGTTCAGCGGACGCTCCGCTGACAGATGGATATTTCATGAGACAGATGAGGGGAGAGGCAGGTGAGAGGATGCGACAGCCCCCTTACAATGGTCACATCTCTGATATCAATTACTCCTTCACTATGACTTaccctctccctcttcctgtcACTGTCTCCTTCATCTGGCCCCCTCTCCACTCGGAGGGAAAAGCAGCGCCCAGGCTAAGAAATGTGTCACCTCGCTGAGTGTGACACCTTCAAATTAGAGCCCATTATTACAGTGTCACTTCTCCTGTTCCTTTTTAAAGACCACAGGGAGGCCGGGAGGTGTGCCAGCAAGTGTGCTTCTTTAGGAGCAGCCTCACAGATTCAACATTTTATTTGGACTTTCAAATAAGAACATTTCATCTTGTTTTTGCTGAGGAGCAAACGCTGGAATAAGACGTCCAGCTAACAATTAGATGTTAATGCTGAATGTTGTTGACTAAGAGACAAATAAATcaagtagacacacacacagtccaaaaACTAAACTTGTGGTCCaacattaaatgaaaaaaatatataaagtaGACACAAATGATCAACGCAGAGAACAACACAATGtggaaacagtaaaaacactttatttcaCATACCTGTAGTCCATACTTGGCATCAATGACTGTGACGATGCCTAAGGAGGGAACATAAGGGTTCAGGGAATCAATGAGTCTGTGAAcgtgcttttttttctgttgcctTTTGGTGTTTGGCTTCATCAGTCTGTTCAAAGATTCCTTTTCAGCTACTTGAAGACACCTTTGGTCGAGCAGCTGGGAATTTAGTTAAAGCAATGAAGCCCAGTTCAAAAGTAAAATATGACATTCTTACAAACATGGCAGTAAACCCCTGCAATAAACACACTGAGTGTTTAAGCGGCAAACAGAGGAAGCACAGCTCAAACAAGTCTCAATACATGAAGGGCAAACACTGTGGGCAACTTTCCTACCATCCAAATAGATTTCACTGCCAAGCTCCGCATCAACCCAGAACATGGAGGCCACAGCTCCTGCAGGGGGTCAGACGAGGTTTGTTAGATGGAATTAATAATGAGACATTTTTGCAAAAACTACATCTATCAGCTCAGAACagaaatgttttgattttaactatttataattaaattaCCAACTTAAATTAcgtgatttaaataaaaacagtaaaacttAAATTGAACTAACTGTGGCAAAAAGTAAGTATTTTGGTTTTGCTTAATTAACAGTAGAGTTATTTTCTTTTGATGAATTAATACTTTTGGTACTTTATTAACTTTATGTGTTTGAGTCAAAGCTGCACTGTTTTCAGAAATCCTGTGTGCATTTTTTTCCTGCACTAAACTCGGAACTGTGAAACAGATCAAACCAATATCAGAACCTTTCAATTGTTTATCTCCTGCTGGTACATTTGGT
Above is a window of Betta splendens chromosome 9, fBetSpl5.4, whole genome shotgun sequence DNA encoding:
- the cbwd gene encoding zinc-regulated GTPase metalloprotein activator 1; the encoded protein is MDGMMEDDDDCPELVPISNQPGPTAEQIPVTIITGYLGAGKTTLLNYILTEQHNKRIAVILNEFGEGSALEKSLAVSQAGELYEEWLELRNGCLCCSVKDNGLKAIENLMEKKGKFDYILLETTGLADPGAVASMFWVDAELGSEIYLDGIVTVIDAKYGLQQLTEEKAEGLINEAARQIALADLVIINKVDLVNEAELKQVRDIIRSINSLVKILETQRSRVDLTDVLDLHSFDKNSGINLAEKLQLLEPPKPHLDKSILTVTFEVAGDLVEDALNVFIQDLLWEKTFKNKDGRPMSVIRLKGIVSLAGKASQVMLQGVHELYELNDTPQLWEENQRINRLVFIGRNLDRDVLQEHFTSAVLQGVGMNRPDALLTS